The sequence CACTAATTTGTAAAACTAGTTTGTAATCACTAATCACTTAGTGATTATCACTGATCACTGATAACTTAGTGATCACTGCTAATCACTAGTTTGTAAAACACTCTGATCATCACTTTTCACATGGTTCATACAAGCACTTTATTAACTAACAGAACATTAccataaactatatatatttgtgtgagtGAAGGGATAAGAATTTTAGGCCCTGTAATGATTTTGCTTGCTGAGAAAGTTCCTGCCCAGTGTTGATCCAGCTTGGTGTGTAGCTGGATGtctttctgtacattttttacttttgcaGACAGTGATCGAGCAGCATCTCAATTCTACCTAGTGGACATTCCTACCTAGTGCATTGACATCGTAAGCTGAATGTACACCCTTTCTGGCCTTGGCTGGGCTGTTCTGCTTAGCCAAAGCTCTTGCTGAGCTTCTCTGTCTTAGCTGATCTTGCTTTGGTTGATAAAACGATCTTAACTAACAAAACAGCAGTTTGagggaaaataataatagatCTAACACTTAAGTTATATTGTTAAGGTGCGCTTGGGTGTTATGTGTTGAAAGTCATGTGGTTTTTTTggtgttctgttttctttcccatagtTGTGGTGACAGTGCATGGAGAGGTACGTGCTGAAAAGATCTGTGTGATTTGTGCAGATTGTGGGCCCTCTCAGCCAACGCGATGGATTCTGTGTTGAAAAGTTCTGTTCAAATCAATATTGCTTCATTGTTGTCCTTTGTGTATGGTGAGCTGCTACTGTTCTAGGCCTTTCCTCTCCCAAAGGGTTATCTTTAATCTGCTCTATGTGGACAGGTAGAAGAGCAGGACCATGAAAGGGGTTCCTGGAGCACCTGGTGTTTCCTTACTGAGATCGATGAATGTCCTGGGGATGAAGGCAGATGTGGGCACGATTTTTGCACATTGTACAGCCTTTAATAATTTAACAGAGGTTTAAATATGAAGAGCATATGATGCTAACATTCACCTTTGTTTACTCTTTAGATTGATCCTGTTACAGGAATGGTTATGAATTTGACCGACCTCAAAGAGTATATGGAGGTAATGTCATATTGGTTGCTTATTAGGTACTGTCCTCTAGGTGTATTTGATACCTCCCCATTACCTCCCCAACCAAGTATCTCCAGAGGTTCCATGACCTTGTGAATGGATTTGGGTGTGGGAGTAGGGAAGTCGTTGGAAGAATTACTCTCATGTTTTTCTAAAGTTGCTTGGGTGatttaaaggaaataagtcaCAGTTATATTGCAGTGATGGGAATAGCAGTGACAGGCTCATCTTGTATGTCTTGCTGGTGTATCCTCATTCCCTCCGTTTAACAAATTCTGCCTTTCTTTCAAGATACAGCTTTTTCCTtgaagcttttctttccttctctggattTTCTTTACGCCGTTGATCATAGATTTAACACTACCCCGTGTTACTCACTCTAGTTTTATCATAAACTCACTGAGGCAGTTTACCATAGGGATAACACAGAAGAAGGAGTTCAATTAGTGACTTGTTGACCATATCATTTTAGAAATCCTGCATTGTCAGAGACTTTAGAGATTATCCAGACCAACTTTTCATTCCATAGATTAAGATTGAGAGAGCCAAACAGTTCACTGATATGCCTTAGGTTGTGGGGTTAGTCTTTTACAAAGTTGGGAACGGACTTCCTCCTATCCAGCTTTATTCTTATTGTTCCAtcattttacctctttgtttggtttttctcttaaACTCTGctccttactctttttttttttttttaagatttaactttatttaacagagatagagagcacaagcagggggtgaggtaggcagagagagaggaagaagcaggctccctgctgagtagggagtctgacacggggctcgatgccagaaccctgggatcatgaccttagccaaaggcagatgcttaactgactgagccacccaggtgcccactttgCTCCTTACTCTTGTTCTAAAATCTGACATTTGTCTCATAAAAATGCTGTTAATGATCATTACTGCTTCTATGGTACTTATCATCCATATATTCAGCAACTTTGCCCGCTCTGCCTGTCTTTGAGCTAAGTACCAGTATAGAGGTGACTGTGACATAGCCCTTATCCACAGAGTGCTCATGTTACCTTTTTAGGAGGCAAAcaatagtaagtgctcagtaagtttCAGTTGAATAAGTaaatcaggggtgcctaggtcactcagtcagttgggcaaccaacttttgatttcagctttgttcatggtcttggggtcctgggatcagccccgaaTCAGACTCTGTGCCTAGTACGGAGTCTGCTTCAgaaatctctttctccctctgcctctcctcccactcgtgtgcgtgcatgctctctgtctctcataaataaataaatcttcagaaaaaaaaaaagaataatcagtgAATGAACAGATAGCAGTATGTTTCAGGTACTTTAGGAAAGCTATAAAGACAGAGTTTTTACATTTACTGgggacataaaatatatatgcacagagTGTTGTACAATACAAGACAATAGTGTAGGAGATGTGAAGCATCCCATGCAGACATATGACCACGTGCTGGAGGAGAGGTTCTTTGTAGAGAAGTCTTCCCCACTTTTTGTACCTGAGGGATACCGTGTAGCTCATAAAGTCAGAAGGGGCCTTTGGAAGAAGCTTCAAAAGAAAAGTTGGGACCTGAATTGGGATCAAAGAGAAAATAGGTATTTTCTTGATATCCATGTTGGAACTGCCTTTCATTTGATCTGTTTTAAAGGCTATTCGGTTTAAGGCTTAACTgttttttttaggggtgcctgggtggctcagtgggttaagcctctgccttcagctcaggtcatgatcccagggtcgtggatttagccccacattgggctctctgctcagcagggagcctgcctccacctctctctctgcctgcctctctgcctacttgtgatctgtgtctgtcaaataaataaataaaatcttaaaaaaaaaaaaagcttaactgTTTTCATATGGTTCTGGTTTTACTCAAAAaatgattactattattattaatgtgcCCTTCTGAGAAACGTACCATTGGGAAATTAGAATGTTTCACAAATGCTTAGATTTTGTACAATAGCTGAAagtaaaaagtgagaaaaataaggcAATTACTGTTCTTGCCACTGACAAAGGAAAACGTTAtgttaatatatacatgtattaggAAGCAATGGTCTTcacatacttttatatttttttctcctaagagtCCAAGATCTTTCTTAAATTACTCCTCATAGCAGAAATTTAGAACTACTTATGGAGTTTAACTCTTAGACTGCTTTGTAAAATGGTACTCACAGGATCCTTGTCCTAATGACGTTGTGGCATTGGGCTGAAGAGAAGACTGTATGgagaattatttttagtaattagtATTTTGGTAAGTTTTTGGACAGAATTCAAGAAGCGCTAAACTCAATTCTGAACCACAATGGCTGGTTACAAGAAAGCTCCAATGAATTCTCCTGATTTCTTACGTCTTTGCATTTAGTTAGTTAGTCATCATGGAGATCCGggccttgctttatttttcaactttaagtGTTGCTTAGTGAGACACATACAGAGTACTTAGAAGTACCGAGTTCGTGGCTCACTGATGAGGTAAGGTTTAGGGGCAAAGATAGAACACTACAGAATTTGAGCCCTAAATGGAACGAGTGGTGTTTTTTCTTCGTCTTATATGTAGGAAGCAATTATGAAGCCCCTCGATCATAAGAATCTGGATCTGGATGTGCCATACTTTGCAGATGTTGTAAGGTGAGTGTGACCAGCTTTCCTTAGTAGATAGTAAGAAAGAATAGTTGCTGTCAATTGCTGTGTGATTTCTGAAGTTTTGTTTAACATTATGTTTtaattctagaatttctgttctctataaatataaaaaatgaaattttatttatttgcctttgatcttctttcctttttttttttctacagcaCGACAGAAAATGTGGCTAAATATATCTGGGAAAACCTCCAGAAATTTCTTCCTCTGGGAGTTCTTTATAAAGTAAAAGTGTATGAAACTGACAATAATATCGTTGTCTATAAAGGAGAATAGCTTTTAGGGGTTAATACTGTAGAAAGACtaatttctttccatatttgAAAAAGGTCTTTATATACCTTTGGACTATTACGAGCTCATCACATACTTGTTATACCTCCACATTGTGTTTGGAGTGCCTGACTGACTGAAATAATTGTGCGTAAGACCTGTTGTGAATTCAAATCTATCTTAAAACCAAACTTGTAAAACATCCTGAGTGTCATTTAGAGAGTCTTTTATTCATAGATTAAAAATCACTTCATTTTCAGTAAATTGTTTTGCGaagtttaaaagcaaaataaatcaatttttgtttttccattatctcatttttagtattcatttttttcttggtataaTATGAATGGCAAAAATGTT comes from Mustela erminea isolate mMusErm1 chromosome 9, mMusErm1.Pri, whole genome shotgun sequence and encodes:
- the PTS gene encoding 6-pyruvoyl tetrahydrobiopterin synthase; protein product: MSMAGAGEGGHPRARVSRLVSFSATHRLHSKSLSNEENLKLFGKCNNPNGHGHNYKVVVTVHGEIDPVTGMVMNLTDLKEYMEEAIMKPLDHKNLDLDVPYFADVVSTTENVAKYIWENLQKFLPLGVLYKVKVYETDNNIVVYKGE